cattaatttgatATGATTTATTTCCAGTAATTCCTtatcaagttttccacttcttATGAATTAGTCTTTGATCGGAATTGGGTTTAACATTTTCAGAATGAGTCATAAAatggaatgaataataaatattgtgtgTAATATGTTAGATAAAAATAGctacaacaaaatatttaaaaaaaaacacaacATTAAGATTGCGTgttgaaagtaatttttctGTGTGCatgtattgaataatattaacttttgtaTACTGTAGTATTATAGTGTAGGCGCATACCAAATGAGTAGACGAACAAACTAAAATCAGGGAGACAACTTTCCAAGATAAAAAGATttctaaatgaataattcatcgagCAGATTGAATACCATTATTCAATATGTGACTCCAGCAAGATTTTAAGGGGATTCATACAATTCAACTCAAAAATTGTCAAGCAGTGTATATTAACTCGCAAACtgcttttcaaatttattacaacacttttgtaaatattaatgttcgTTGTGAAAACATACGTGACATATACAACagcatttaaaaatgaaaaattaatagatatatcAAACTTTGCAAACTTTGCAAACTTTGCACAATGCAACACACCAGTTCCCACATAAATCAGGAACCATTAACAATAATCCTTATAACAGAAGTATACGAAGAAAACTACTAATAATTAACCATTAGAAAAAGTGTAACTACAACAGATACccaataagaatatttaaaactgaaataataTACATGCACACTAGACTGTGAAAACTCCGAAAAAAGTTAAACAATGTTCCACACGACAAATGTTTGCAATAAACGGTTTCCATAATAAATTTCGCTCGAGTTCGATCAACCGgatacttatttattaaaacagtaaTGCTCACACGACAATGGTTCAAGATCAATAAAACATGAATTACATGTAgaaagtaaacaaaaatatgaacGACATAGATTACGCGTAACTCCGATGGGTTATCAAAGTACTCTAAAGCATTTCCTCGAGCATAAGCTGTCGTTATTTACtagaaaagaataattatcgGAGTAAGAGGAAAATATTGATAACTCGAAAACGTAATCAGTCATCACGGTCGTAGAAtgagcgaaagagagaaagagagaggaggagagcgGGAatgaaggagagagagaggggggagaaagagagagagagagagaaaaaagaaagacatAAAAAAGGAGGGAGAattatacacacatatacacatGTATATACATGCGTGTACATAGTGTGTAGCATTCGTGCACAAATTATTTAGCACGTTGCGGTACACGGTCGTTTCTATAAAACTGCGGAACATTCCCGGAGATATTCGAGACGCGTATCGCGTCGAGAGCGTTACGATCATTTATTTACGAGCATACGCCGCGCTGTATCCACGACGTAACGCGTCTCCGTGGTAGATGATCGTACCTCGTATCCCGTCTTGTCGCGCGTATACAGGGTGCTCCGGAACCAAATTCACGCTCCAGCTTGTTTTTAAAACTCAAACGAAATTTTGTCTCCTTCGTAAAATAGCAATAGAACGAAACCGTCCTATATTCGACTATACTCTATTTTCCGGAGGACGAAACCTGAATTAAATCGATGATCATACCATTCCTCTTCAATTACCCTGGAGGCTCATGTGTAACAGAAGTTACACGGCTAATTAAAACCAGTGTATCCAGAAATCTCTTCCGAAAAACAGATCACAGAATttctattacataattttttccctctgatatttctattattatgaACGCAGAACGATCCCGTAgtataaatattcgtttcgtGGTATACCGAAAATGTGTTTGACACTGACAAATagcaatatttatatacattgttGGAAACGACCACCTCGTGCCTTACGCGCGCGTGTAGGAGTGTTTCCATCGACCGTatgcattaaatattttgtagacTATCGCCAACGCTAAGCGAGTCGATTTTCCCGGTGAATGTCTCTATTGAAAAGCTAAAACCATCTATTGTCGGTGCATTCTTTGTTGAAAATAACCTCCTCGATACGATCGTTGGATATTTAAtaatgggacaccctgtatacgtgTACGTGTAGCTGCACACACGACTGTGTGCGTTCTCATGAATGCTTGCCTGACGTACACACAGGCTCGCACGGCCACACGCACGCCATATAATGTACACGCACGGAACAATGCACGTAACGAGAGGCTCGTTGAAACGAACGATACGGATTCCCATATCTGGTCGGGAACGGAAAAAAATCGGCGCGTGGCCGGATCATCCCCGAAATAGGGTTGCCGATCCGGGAAGCGTAGGTTTTCCCGTCTCGCCAGCGAAAGGACATATTTCGCGGATGGTGGGAAAGTCCAAAGCGGTCGTGAACGTCCATTATCGGATCTCGTTCCTGAACACTCACCGTCAGCAAACGATCGACGACGAGCTCCCGTAGATTCTCCCTCATCGTGCCAGCCTGAACTCCGTGTTCGTCGCCACTTCACTTCACCGAACTTAACTAACACGACGGCACGGTCGAACGCGGACCCGTTCTACCCGCTGGGTATATCCTCTGGTCACCCGTAACGCGCTCCGAAATATTCGATAGACACACGAGTGATCTCCCGTGGAACGCACACCGCAAACACGTAATCACAACGCAGTATCACGAGTCGCAGCCGCAGAAATCGGCCGTGTCACTTCATATTTGCGGAAAAATTCTGTTTACATTCGTCCAGAGGGACCCacgaataaatatatacgataCACATTCTGGGTAAAATACGTGCGATCAATCGGCAGTGGTGCCAACATGTCGGCAACTGTTCACGAGAAATCCTGAGCCCGAGCGGGAGGCGATCGAACGTTCTCCCCTCGTGATCCCGAAAATTTCAACCTCTTCCGGATGCTCTCGGACAGGTTTCAACGGCGTTTTGGTGGAAACGTGATTGCGAAAGGGACGAAGGGAACACGTTTCGGGCATCGTAACTTGACGACATTGGCTGACGTCACGACGAGACGTCAAGCGCCGCATTCTCGGAAATGTAGGCGCAGGCTTCATTGTTGACCGCGATATCGTTCGGCTGGCGCCGTTTTTGAAACCGTTCGATTAGTCAATTTCTAAAGAGGGGAAATCGATCGTTGAACGAGTCCTCGTGGATGATCGAGATCAAGTTTAAACTGTAGTACGTAACGGTCCATTCGCGATGGCCAAAAGTGGTTgatgatttttgttttatttcgtgtGAAACTTCCGTCGGAATTGGAAATAAGTTATTCCGTCAGTTGACCGAGCACGAATGAATGAcaacattaaaattacttctTATTTCTAAGTGCAATCTTAATTAGTATCTATTCAATTGGACTTACGTTTTAATTAAAggtagaatttttattcgtaACAATATCGATCTCTTAAATTTATTCGTGTAGTTGTAACGATGGTAATCGTCGATGAAAATAACGTGCATATACAATATTGAACAGTTTGTGAATGCTTCTTGGCAAGAGACAATATCGCAATGTAAGTACAGAAGACATGgagttctttttaatattaaaattacaattgttAATACATTCCTATTGAAAAATCATTCCTTCGATTACGAAgcttataattagtaataagaataataataaaattgtataatttttaaaaaggaatacatatataatatatatatatatatatgtatatatatttacaattattttgaaCTTGTTTATAATATCCTACATAATATACAAATCGTgtaaatgtatacatatataattataaaaaataaacagaataattaCCATGTAGGGTAAAAAGTATGATCCGCCTTTAAATGCAATTACCGCTGCTTATCGTTCACACGATAGACAGAAAAATTGCTTATGTAAGCAAACAATGAACAGCGACAATTTCACGTTCATAAACGCtctaatttttttcttcttttttttttgtccttTACATGAATTAGGTTTAAAAATATAGCTTAATTCGTTCCTACTTGATTCGTTTACCAAACATCCTTGACCTAGTCGTTACGAACTTACTAGTAAaaaaatagatttattagttttgctttgttttttgtttttcttttttacacagTCAACGCGTCTACTCGTAAGTGTCGCAAAAAGACAGGAAGAGGTTGTTTCGACGAGAAAACTTTTTGCCAGATCTTCTTCGGTAATCGACCGTGATCTTTCTAATCGATCGTCGTCGGTTTATTACAAACGTTACTTGGTAGACTTCGGAACTTTATGCGTCCATTACATATAAAAACTTACAGAATTTTGTATACGGTACAAATTAAAAACTAGatcgattcaaatgaaatttttttatagaattcgatacaatttcatttcatttgtcaAGCTTACTGTAATAATTTATGAAGACGATACAACTTTCTGTAATTTCAGTCTCTTTGAATTCACCTGTAAGAACGTAAGTTCGCATAAAGCATCGCAGTACAGTAAGACcagtaaaaaaaaagagagagaacttcttttaaatgaaattttcgtttaaatgTTTCATGCGTGTTCGCATTCGTATTGATCCTCTGCGTCCGATCATCTGCTTCTTTGGTTATATCAGCACTTAACTTAATTATTGCTAGACGTACTTACTTCGTacagttataataaatacttaagAACGAAAACAATATCGACAttacttttccttttctttccgaATGCTGCACAAACTGTATGACGGAATAACAGTAAGTGATCCGTTAATTAAACCCTACGAAAGTCGCATGTTCGTAATGAGAAAATGTATGAATTTATGATCAAGGCCACAATAATGTTGCaggatgaatatttttaacgtatACGATTAACCGAACAGAGATTCTGAGAACGTGAAATGTAGTTAACATTTTTCCAGTCTACAATTTCtcttaattaaccccttaacagcGATAGTCGCCATACGGTGTGTTCGCAAAAATTTCTATGCAAgcatttatttactatttcctttttcattatatttattgaatataaacaTCCTTTTTtagaaaactaattattttataaaaaaacaaactCGAGGGGAAAAAAGGGTTAAATTGCAAAAAAATCTCAGAGAAAAACTCTGTGTCGCAGTGTTAACTTGAATGAAAAAATGCCGcggttaaggggttaagaagTTATCAGTGCACAATTATctttctatataaatactaaaatagCTTTTCATCCTCTCTATGGAAGTATTAATGCTATTTGTCATAGCAAATAGATTATACTCCTCCAAGATTCACATTTCACATGTCTTTACAATCGTATATATAGTCTTGTACAATCAATTCTAATAAAAGTCGTAGTTTAAAAATGCAAGAGTCACCCGAGATACGTAGTAAAAAGTTCTTGAGATTCTGTTCTCAGTGAGATTTAAACTTACAAGATATCGtcttataaaattactaatgtTATAACCGAGACCgaaattttgtttcacttttacaTATTAAACACGCTTATCATAAATATCGATTTTTGGATGAACAGCagtttaagaaaatgaaaaaccgTGCTTTCTGACGTTTTTTGGGGTGCACACCCATCTcgtgtaatttcaataaatgccTGCGCGGGGTGCCCTCATCAATCGGTCGAATACTTATTTGGTCGATTGTGAGATTACTCTACAacgaatataaattcaataaacgTTTTACAATCGCTTCAAAAGCTCAAGCGTTTACTTAGTAATTTTTGTTATTCATATATTGGAACACGCGCAAGGCACAATACTCTCAAGCTATCACACGTGTTAGGATGAATTAATATTCTCTTCCTCTCGGTAATTAGATTCGTTTAAATACAGAGTTAGCACCAGTCCAATCTTGGTTAGAATGAGCAAGTATCGTCCCTATAAATTGggttttgttttttgttttacgAGTCACATTCGCAGCTGCAAGGAAAATGATATTCACGCATCCCTTCCTTCAACTGAAAGTTCGTAAAAGATCTCTtgctataaattaatattaatactattcgATAATGGTTTCATTGAGAATCAACAACCATGTCCTCGGTATATTACTAGACTGTAATACATAGAATTCGAAGCtcatgtaaataataatatgtatcaaatattaaaaagctGAACGACATGTGAATACTTATTATAACACTTGATTCCCATGTGTCgtgtataaagaaaaaaaagaaagtatttAATCTTACTACATACCTACATATATGTATAACCAActccataaaatattatacaatataacacATTGTTTCCCTTTTTGCACCAGACACTTCTGTACTGATTCTCTTAGTACTGCGTAACAGTATTAATCTAACTCTCGCTGCAATAAAACAACCTCTTGCAAATCATTCTTTCCTTTCTCTGGTATTgtctttaaaattgttttcatttcgtGCTACGCGGGTACCTAATTGTTAAAATCAGAAGCTTCGAGTGTAAAATTATCAGGGTAAAAGTTATACGGAGGCAACATTAGCATTAGTATCGTCACTTGCAAGGATTAATGGCGGTGttactaaaaaaaattgttaatttcatatattcatatcgTAGAGGTGTGGAGGAGCACCTACCACTGAGGGCATCTGACAACCGCGTCGAACCAAAAGTCGAACGGATGGTCCACCGTTTCGTATAATTTCGATTGCCTCCGTGTGAGtcatatttttagtattaattcCATTTATCTCGATTATCTGATCGCCGACCtagaattaattaacaaaatacaatatgtctataaaaataggtatttctttttttttcttatttttttttacttggACCCTTCAAATTGATATTTCTCTTACTCTCAGTCGATTATCAATAGATGCAGGACCATTCTCTGCAATTTGTAATACAAACAAAGGCATATTTTGAAATTCACGTCCTCCGCGAATACTAAAACCAAATCCTCGAGTTCCTCGCGTTAATTCAACCGCATGGTATTGACCTCCATCTCCGTCACACGTTGGTTCATCCTGCGGTCATTTTATGTCACAtgtatatttttagttttactcGTGaacgttatatatatatatattgaatcgaagctatttcaaaatttacaaaGCAATACCTTCTGAGACAGAGACGTGTTACTGCAACAGTCGTCGAGAGGGTAACCAATCGTTAAGGTAACCGAGTACCCGgaatctttaattaaattcacgATATCTTTGTGACAGACGTTCGTGATATCTACATGATTAACGGCAAGAATATGGTCTCCCACGTTCAGTCGCCCGCATCTTTCCGCAGGTGAACCTTCAATTATCCTACCAATAGTCGAGCCAGCTTTATTAACAGAAGAAATGATTACAAAGCCGAACCCTTCGTTCTCCATTCTGGTGACCGTCACATCGTAAGGATACTGATGATTCATTTGTCTACTGTACGAAGTCTGGAGATTTTCTGGAAGATGTTCTTGCGTGTTAATTCTACGACGTATTCCTAAAGTAACTCTGCGATTCTGAGCTGCAGCGATCATTAACTGTACAACATGATGATGCGACGAATTCAGAACACTTTCACCGTCAACGGACATAATCAGATCACCTGTGTTTAGTCTGTTGTCCAAATCAGCTGCACCGCCAGGTACGATATGTCCAACTGAGACCTGCTAACGATTAGATCATCAGTATCTTCAATTTCTTTCGTACAGACACAGCGGATCAAAAAAGCATCCGCACAACCGGGTGTTTTCGTGATAACTAAACAAAGGTTATCAGAAAGATTCCGCACGTGCGAATACTTTTCTGATCCACTGTTCACTTAGCAATTTATGAACTCACTTGAGATCCTTCCTCTGTGCCACCCACTATTCTAAAACCAAATCCTGTGTCTTGTCTCACTAATGTAACCAATGTTTCTATCCATTCTATATCAGGCACACTGGGACACACTAGTTCGTTGGTATACTGAGGATATCTAAAATTGAATTGGCGACCTCTTAATCGAATAAAGCATAGAAATCAGTTTCACacgattgaaatttcattcgcgtGACATTTACCGTGGTATAGAACTGGAATGTGGTTGTTCATGTTCAAAACTCGTAGTTTCTTTACGTTTGTCCCATATCTCGCCAGTATCGACATTCTGCTCTTGACCAATCGAATACACGTTGTAATCTTGTTCGCTGTATTGTGAATGAGACTGCGACGTGTACAACTCCTTGTAGTAATCCGAATGCAAACATCCGTTTTGTTTTAACATATTATCGTGATGAGGTATATCGATCGAATACACGTCATTGTTTATGTTCAATTTATCATTTGTAACCCAATCTCTCTTCGCGGTGTTTCGTACAGAATCATCATCCAGATTGGTCATTGTAGCGAAATTATCTGATAAGTTTGTAATGTTTGCCTTGTACGGATCGGTGTAATACATGCCATGAGTGTATTCGGAGTACTTGTATCGATTATCTAATGGATTTAATTCATTCTCGCCTTGCTCGTTCCAATTCGGTCTAATTGCATTCGGAGGTGATTTCGGACGATTTCTAGTGTCTATTAGCGGTGTTTTCGGTCGACTCGGTACAACTGTTTTCGTTTGAGTGCTGTAGATATCAGCGGTTGGTGTTTTACTTCGAAAAAAGTCCTGCGAgttcttctccttcttttcgTTCGACTTCGACGTCGTTCTCTGCACGTGTATCAACGCTTCTTCGTTGCGAGGACAGTCCTTCAGAACTTGCACCACCTCGGAGTGACACATGTTTCTCACGTTAACGTCGTTTATGTTGACTAAAATGTCGCCCTCCATTAAATTCTTACAACGTTGACGGTCTAAAATCTTTTTCACTTTCTGACCGTGAGCGGAATCCGCTATTGTGAATCCAAACCCCATGGTTCCTTTCACAATCGCGATGCTAAGAAATTCAGACTTGGAAGACACCGGTGAATCCTTGCAGTCGTTGATGTCGCTACTCTCCGACAGGAGGATATCCGTACTACTGGGTCGTTTAATGGTGTTGATCTTGTCCGAGATGCATAGATCCGGCATCGAGTTGACAGAAGTAGTGGCAAGATTTTCACCATTCTGAAGACTGTGTACTGGCAAGAACGTGGAATCCAGAAAATTGAAACGACCGTTACTTTGTAGAGTAGGATCCAAGTCCATATACATCCTGGGATCTTCTGTTAAAATATCTGAAGAAGTAGAATTTATTCTTCCAATAACAGTATATAGAAAATGTGATTTTTACCTGGCGCGTTAACGGCGATAGTAGTAACAACTTCTGTGTTAGGATCGTTCGGATCAAATGGCAATGGGTAACCCCTGCACACCTCTAGTGTAACAGTTTCACCACTGCCAATCGATTTAAAAACATTCACCA
The window above is part of the Nomia melanderi isolate GNS246 chromosome 2, iyNomMela1, whole genome shotgun sequence genome. Proteins encoded here:
- the LOC116432260 gene encoding membrane-associated guanylate kinase, WW and PDZ domain-containing protein 1 isoform X2 — its product is MATKTEDTTSIDNTNDGESMDKEVLAISGTDETGHRIPPTYLYTTGSESNTGISNQEQGNRSRNQATEDQLGPLPPNWEKAYTDTGEVYFIDHNTGTSHWLDPRLSKFQKRSLEECLDDELPYGWEKIDDTLYGTYFIDHVNRRTQYENPVLQAKRAQQSLGERKSPNFTRNPDKLKGQRIRTTLIKSSRGLGFTIVGGDDSVEEFLQIKSVVPNGPAWLDGKLQTGDVLVYVNDTCVLGFTHNEMVNVFKSIGSGETVTLEVCRGYPLPFDPNDPNTEVVTTIAVNAPDILTEDPRMYMDLDPTLQSNGRFNFLDSTFLPVHSLQNGENLATTSVNSMPDLCISDKINTIKRPSSTDILLSESSDINDCKDSPVSSKSEFLSIAIVKGTMGFGFTIADSAHGQKVKKILDRQRCKNLMEGDILVNINDVNVRNMCHSEVVQVLKDCPRNEEALIHVQRTTSKSNEKKEKNSQDFFRSKTPTADIYSTQTKTVVPSRPKTPLIDTRNRPKSPPNAIRPNWNEQGENELNPLDNRYKYSEYTHGMYYTDPYKANITNLSDNFATMTNLDDDSVRNTAKRDWVTNDKLNINNDVYSIDIPHHDNMLKQNGCLHSDYYKELYTSQSHSQYSEQDYNVYSIGQEQNVDTGEIWDKRKETTSFEHEQPHSSSIPRYPQYTNELVCPSVPDIEWIETLVTLVRQDTGFGFRIVGGTEEGSQVSVGHIVPGGAADLDNRLNTGDLIMSVDGESVLNSSHHHVVQLMIAAAQNRRVTLGIRRRINTQEHLPENLQTSYSRQMNHQYPYDVTVTRMENEGFGFVIISSVNKAGSTIGRIIEGSPAERCGRLNVGDHILAVNHVDITNVCHKDIVNLIKDSGYSVTLTIGYPLDDCCSNTSLSQKDEPTCDGDGGQYHAVELTRGTRGFGFSIRGGREFQNMPLFVLQIAENGPASIDNRLRVGDQIIEINGINTKNMTHTEAIEIIRNGGPSVRLLVRRGCQMPSVSNLTIDQISIRPIDEGTPRRHLLKLHEMGVHPKKRQKARFFIFLNCCSSKNRYL
- the LOC116432260 gene encoding membrane-associated guanylate kinase, WW and PDZ domain-containing protein 1 isoform X1; translation: MATKTEDTTSIDNTNDGESMDKEVLAISGTDETGHRIPPTYLYTTGSESNTGISNQEQGNRSRNQATEDQLGPLPPNWEKAYTDTGEVYFIDHNTGTSHWLDPRLSKFQKRSLEECLDDELPYGWEKIDDTLYGTYFIDHVNRRTQYENPVLQAKRAQQSLGERKSPNFTRNPDKLKGQRIRTTLIKSSRGLGFTIVGGDDSVEEFLQIKSVVPNGPAWLDGKLQTGDVLVYVNDTCVLGFTHNEMVNVFKSIGSGETVTLEVCRGYPLPFDPNDPNTEVVTTIAVNAPDILTEDPRMYMDLDPTLQSNGRFNFLDSTFLPVHSLQNGENLATTSVNSMPDLCISDKINTIKRPSSTDILLSESSDINDCKDSPVSSKSEFLSIAIVKGTMGFGFTIADSAHGQKVKKILDRQRCKNLMEGDILVNINDVNVRNMCHSEVVQVLKDCPRNEEALIHVQRTTSKSNEKKEKNSQDFFRSKTPTADIYSTQTKTVVPSRPKTPLIDTRNRPKSPPNAIRPNWNEQGENELNPLDNRYKYSEYTHGMYYTDPYKANITNLSDNFATMTNLDDDSVRNTAKRDWVTNDKLNINNDVYSIDIPHHDNMLKQNGCLHSDYYKELYTSQSHSQYSEQDYNVYSIGQEQNVDTGEIWDKRKETTSFEHEQPHSSSIPRYPQYTNELVCPSVPDIEWIETLVTLVRQDTGFGFRIVGGTEEGSQQVSVGHIVPGGAADLDNRLNTGDLIMSVDGESVLNSSHHHVVQLMIAAAQNRRVTLGIRRRINTQEHLPENLQTSYSRQMNHQYPYDVTVTRMENEGFGFVIISSVNKAGSTIGRIIEGSPAERCGRLNVGDHILAVNHVDITNVCHKDIVNLIKDSGYSVTLTIGYPLDDCCSNTSLSQKDEPTCDGDGGQYHAVELTRGTRGFGFSIRGGREFQNMPLFVLQIAENGPASIDNRLRVGDQIIEINGINTKNMTHTEAIEIIRNGGPSVRLLVRRGCQMPSVSNLTIDQISIRPIDEGTPRRHLLKLHEMGVHPKKRQKARFFIFLNCCSSKNRYL
- the LOC116432260 gene encoding membrane-associated guanylate kinase, WW and PDZ domain-containing protein 1 isoform X4 → MATKTEDTTSIDNTNDGESMDKEVLAISGTDETGHRIPPTYLYTTGSESNTGISNQEQGNRSRNQATEDQLGPLPPNWEKAYTDTGEVYFIDHNTGTSHWLDPRLSKFQKRSLEECLDDELPYGWEKIDDTLYGTYFIDHVNRRTQYENPVLQAKRAQQSLGERKSPNFTRNPDKLKGQRIRTTLIKSSRGLGFTIVGGDDSVEEFLQIKSVVPNGPAWLDGKLQTGDVLVYVNDTCVLGFTHNEMVNVFKSIGSGETVTLEVCRGYPLPFDPNDPNTEVVTTIAVNAPDPRMYMDLDPTLQSNGRFNFLDSTFLPVHSLQNGENLATTSVNSMPDLCISDKINTIKRPSSTDILLSESSDINDCKDSPVSSKSEFLSIAIVKGTMGFGFTIADSAHGQKVKKILDRQRCKNLMEGDILVNINDVNVRNMCHSEVVQVLKDCPRNEEALIHVQRTTSKSNEKKEKNSQDFFRSKTPTADIYSTQTKTVVPSRPKTPLIDTRNRPKSPPNAIRPNWNEQGENELNPLDNRYKYSEYTHGMYYTDPYKANITNLSDNFATMTNLDDDSVRNTAKRDWVTNDKLNINNDVYSIDIPHHDNMLKQNGCLHSDYYKELYTSQSHSQYSEQDYNVYSIGQEQNVDTGEIWDKRKETTSFEHEQPHSSSIPRYPQYTNELVCPSVPDIEWIETLVTLVRQDTGFGFRIVGGTEEGSQQVSVGHIVPGGAADLDNRLNTGDLIMSVDGESVLNSSHHHVVQLMIAAAQNRRVTLGIRRRINTQEHLPENLQTSYSRQMNHQYPYDVTVTRMENEGFGFVIISSVNKAGSTIGRIIEGSPAERCGRLNVGDHILAVNHVDITNVCHKDIVNLIKDSGYSVTLTIGYPLDDCCSNTSLSQKDEPTCDGDGGQYHAVELTRGTRGFGFSIRGGREFQNMPLFVLQIAENGPASIDNRLRVGDQIIEINGINTKNMTHTEAIEIIRNGGPSVRLLVRRGCQMPSVSNLTIDQISIRPIDEGTPRRHLLKLHEMGVHPKKRQKARFFIFLNCCSSKNRYL
- the LOC116432260 gene encoding membrane-associated guanylate kinase, WW and PDZ domain-containing protein 1 isoform X3, translating into MATKTEDTTSIDNTNDGESMDKEVLAISGTDETGHRIPPTYLYTTGSESNTGISNQEQGNRSRNQATEDQLGPLPPNWEKAYTDTGEVYFIDHNTGTSHWLDPRLSKFQKRSLEECLDDELPYGWEKIDDTLYGTYFIDHVNRRTQYENPVLQAKRAQQSLGERKSPNFTRNPDKLKGQRIRTTLIKSSRGLGFTIVGGDDSVEEFLQIKSVVPNGPAWLDGKLQTGDVLVYVNDTCVLGFTHNEMVNVFKSIGSGETVTLEVCRGYPLPFDPNDPNTEVVTTIAVNAPEDPRMYMDLDPTLQSNGRFNFLDSTFLPVHSLQNGENLATTSVNSMPDLCISDKINTIKRPSSTDILLSESSDINDCKDSPVSSKSEFLSIAIVKGTMGFGFTIADSAHGQKVKKILDRQRCKNLMEGDILVNINDVNVRNMCHSEVVQVLKDCPRNEEALIHVQRTTSKSNEKKEKNSQDFFRSKTPTADIYSTQTKTVVPSRPKTPLIDTRNRPKSPPNAIRPNWNEQGENELNPLDNRYKYSEYTHGMYYTDPYKANITNLSDNFATMTNLDDDSVRNTAKRDWVTNDKLNINNDVYSIDIPHHDNMLKQNGCLHSDYYKELYTSQSHSQYSEQDYNVYSIGQEQNVDTGEIWDKRKETTSFEHEQPHSSSIPRYPQYTNELVCPSVPDIEWIETLVTLVRQDTGFGFRIVGGTEEGSQQVSVGHIVPGGAADLDNRLNTGDLIMSVDGESVLNSSHHHVVQLMIAAAQNRRVTLGIRRRINTQEHLPENLQTSYSRQMNHQYPYDVTVTRMENEGFGFVIISSVNKAGSTIGRIIEGSPAERCGRLNVGDHILAVNHVDITNVCHKDIVNLIKDSGYSVTLTIGYPLDDCCSNTSLSQKDEPTCDGDGGQYHAVELTRGTRGFGFSIRGGREFQNMPLFVLQIAENGPASIDNRLRVGDQIIEINGINTKNMTHTEAIEIIRNGGPSVRLLVRRGCQMPSVSNLTIDQISIRPIDEGTPRRHLLKLHEMGVHPKKRQKARFFIFLNCCSSKNRYL
- the LOC116432260 gene encoding membrane-associated guanylate kinase, WW and PDZ domain-containing protein 1 isoform X5; this encodes MATKTEDTTSIDNTNDGESMDKEVLAISGTDETGHRIPPTYLYTTGSESNTGISNQEQGNRSRNQATEDQLGPLPPNWEKAYTDTGEVYFIDHNTGTSHWLDPRLSKFQKRSLEECLDDELPYGWEKIDDTLYGTYFIDHVNRRTQYENPVLQAKRAQQSLGERKSPNFTRNPDKLKGQRIRTTLIKSSRGLGFTIVGGDDSVEEFLQIKSVVPNGPAWLDGKLQTGDVLVYVNDTCVLGFTHNEMVNVFKSIGSGETVTLEVCRGYPLPFDPNDPNTEVVTTIAVNAPDILTEDPRMYMDLDPTLQSNGRFNFLDSTFLPVHSLQNGENLATTSVNSMPDLCISDKINTIKRPSSTDILLSESSDINDCKDSPVSSKSEFLSIAIVKGTMGFGFTIADSAHGQKVKKILDRQRCKNLMEGDILVNINDVNVRNMCHSEVVQVLKDCPRNEEALIHVQRTTSKSNEKKEKNSQDFFRSKTPTADIYSTQTKTVVPSRPKTPLIDTRNRPKSPPNAIRPNWNEQGENELNPLDNRYKYSEYTHGMYYTDPYKANITNLSDNFATMTNLDDDSVRNTAKRDWVTNDKLNINNDVYSIDIPHHDNMLKQNGCLHSDYYKELYTSQSHSQYSEQDYNVYSIGQEQNVDTGEIWDKRKETTSFEHEQPHSSSIPRYPQYTNELVCPSVPDIEWIETLVTLVRQDTGFGFRIVGGTEEGSQQVSVGHIVPGGAADLDNRLNTGDLIMSVDGESVLNSSHHHVVQLMIAAAQNRRVTLGIRRRINTQEHLPENLQTSYSRQMNHQYPYDVTVTRMENEGFGFVIISSVNKAGSTIGRIIEGSPAERCGRLNVGDHILAVNHVDITNVCHKDIVNLIKDSGYSVTLTIGYPLDDCCSNTSLSQKDEPTCDGDGGQYHAVELTRGTRGFGFSIRGGREFQNMPLFVLQIAENGPASIDNRLRVGDQIIEINGINTKNMTHTEAIEIIRNGGPSVRLLVRRGCQMPSVRELD